The Deltaproteobacteria bacterium genome includes a region encoding these proteins:
- a CDS encoding ribulose-phosphate 3-epimerase: MSSIKIAPSILSADFSRLKDEIQAVEAAGADWLHVDVMDGHFVPNITIGPVVVEWVRKVTTIPVDVHLMITDPGKYAPEFIKAGADWVSIHPDTCANPNATLRKIRELGAKASIAVNPDVPLSKVAACFPDIDMILMMTVFPGFGGQAFIPDVLPKIVEVRRMIDQAQQSILIEVDGGVKSDNIARVVEAGSEVIVSGSGIFKTSNYAETIRQMRQAVSAA; this comes from the coding sequence ATGTCTTCGATCAAGATTGCTCCGTCGATTCTTTCTGCCGATTTCAGCCGGCTCAAGGACGAGATCCAGGCGGTTGAAGCAGCCGGCGCCGATTGGCTCCACGTCGACGTCATGGACGGTCACTTCGTACCCAACATAACCATCGGTCCGGTGGTCGTCGAATGGGTGCGAAAAGTGACCACGATTCCGGTCGACGTGCATCTAATGATCACCGACCCGGGCAAGTATGCGCCGGAGTTCATCAAAGCCGGCGCCGATTGGGTTTCGATTCATCCCGACACTTGCGCCAATCCCAACGCCACCCTTAGAAAAATTCGTGAGCTCGGCGCCAAAGCGTCCATCGCGGTCAATCCCGATGTGCCGCTGAGCAAAGTCGCCGCCTGTTTTCCGGATATCGACATGATCTTGATGATGACCGTCTTCCCCGGCTTCGGCGGCCAGGCGTTTATTCCCGATGTGTTGCCGAAGATTGTCGAGGTAAGAAGAATGATTGACCAGGCGCAGCAGTCGATCCTGATCGAAGTCGACGGCGGCGTCAAATCCGACAACATCGCCCGCGTGGTTGAAGCCGGCAGCGAAGTGATCGTGTCAGGCTCGGGAATTTTTAAAACGTCCAACTACGCGGAAACGATTCGGCAAATGCGACAGGCCGTCAGCGCCGCGTAA
- the rsmB gene encoding 16S rRNA (cytosine(967)-C(5))-methyltransferase RsmB, whose amino-acid sequence MEYSHSLKFSWRTKNGSREPSLSKEQGSKPVTASDEKTNVRQLAAEILSKVDTRKAYADILLDSSMRSQPFDERDRGLLTEVVHGTLRWRGKIDGRLQPHLRRPLSEADPLIRNLLRLTLYQLLFLDKVPDYAAVNEAVEIAKKLQGSRAGGFVNGVLRNVLRQRDDRAQPRLSNSSVATLAQEYSHPQWLVEKWRDYFGSDEAIALMSASNDQAPLVVRVNVRKISRDVLLTQLAENGIEALPTRNSPVGIWLKSAPAIDRIPGFAEGYFQVQGEASQLVSYLLDPQPNERILDACAAPGGKATHVAELMDDRGSVIAVDRSPSGIAKINDNRSRLGLRSIEALCHDMGETLPAALSTNYDRILVDAPCSGFGTLRSHPEIKWQRDQSDVKRLSALQRKILNNASGYLKPGGVLVYSTCTLMAEENDEVVRRFLSEHDGFELEAAANYLPEPAKSLVQGKYFLALPHRDNSDGFFAARMRKVN is encoded by the coding sequence AACGGCTCCCGGGAACCGAGTTTGTCAAAGGAGCAAGGATCAAAACCGGTGACCGCCTCGGATGAGAAGACCAACGTTCGCCAGCTTGCCGCCGAAATCCTAAGCAAAGTCGATACGCGCAAAGCCTACGCTGACATTCTCCTCGATAGCAGCATGAGATCGCAGCCCTTCGACGAGCGCGATCGCGGGCTCTTGACCGAGGTCGTGCACGGCACCCTGCGTTGGCGCGGCAAAATCGATGGGCGCCTGCAGCCCCATCTACGCCGGCCTTTGTCGGAAGCCGATCCGCTCATCAGAAACCTTCTGCGGCTGACTCTGTATCAGTTGTTGTTTCTCGACAAAGTGCCTGACTATGCCGCCGTCAATGAAGCGGTCGAGATTGCAAAAAAGTTGCAGGGCAGTAGGGCTGGAGGATTCGTCAACGGCGTGTTGAGAAACGTTCTGCGCCAACGCGACGACAGAGCGCAACCGCGGTTGTCAAATTCATCGGTGGCTACACTGGCTCAAGAGTATTCCCATCCGCAATGGTTGGTCGAGAAATGGCGCGATTATTTTGGCAGCGACGAAGCAATCGCTCTGATGAGTGCCAGCAACGATCAAGCACCGCTCGTCGTTCGCGTCAACGTTAGAAAGATCTCCCGAGACGTTTTGCTTACCCAGCTCGCCGAGAACGGTATCGAGGCGTTGCCGACGCGAAATTCTCCCGTAGGCATTTGGCTTAAGTCCGCACCTGCCATCGATCGTATTCCGGGATTCGCTGAGGGATACTTTCAAGTGCAAGGCGAAGCCTCGCAACTTGTATCGTATCTGCTCGATCCGCAGCCCAACGAGCGGATTCTCGACGCCTGCGCCGCGCCCGGCGGCAAGGCAACTCACGTGGCCGAGTTGATGGATGACCGTGGCTCGGTCATCGCCGTTGATAGGTCGCCTAGCGGCATCGCCAAGATCAACGACAACAGGTCGCGGCTGGGGCTGCGTTCGATAGAAGCGTTGTGCCACGACATGGGTGAAACATTACCAGCCGCATTATCTACCAACTACGACCGCATTTTAGTCGACGCGCCCTGCAGCGGCTTCGGCACGCTGCGCTCCCATCCGGAAATCAAATGGCAGCGCGATCAAAGCGACGTCAAGAGGCTAAGCGCTCTGCAACGCAAGATATTGAACAACGCAAGCGGATATCTTAAACCTGGCGGCGTTCTAGTTTATTCTACTTGTACGCTGATGGCCGAAGAAAATGACGAAGTGGTTCGACGATTTTTATCTGAACACGATGGATTCGAGTTGGAAGCCGCCGCAAACTATCTTCCTGAGCCAGCAAAATCGCTGGTGCAGGGAAAATATTTTTTAGCGCTGCCGCACCGCGACAACAGCGACGGCTTCTTTGCGGCGCGCATGAGAAAGGTCAACTAA